The genomic segment tataatttatattttaatacaatagtttatcaCATAGAAAACCACACATCATTCCTCAAGgcatcaaaattagaaaaaaacatttgataattaaatagaaaaaagtcACTAACTTTGTAAAGTTTTCTTTTTTCTCTTCAAAAGTACatatgtaattgtatatatCTTAAAAGCTAATAACCTATGCTTTCGAagctataatgttataatgtaaaaaaaaaaatagtttatttataaatattaatcaggaagtgctaaaataaataaattaaatttacatttggtgaacattttaagtttctatacggctattcatttttgatttacaagaagaataatcaaatttttgaaGACTACAAGTGTTGCATAaatattcccatttttccttaattttagattctgaacgaagtgatgaatgtattgattttacaatgatgtgtgtttttttttttttttttttttttgtgtctgacgacaacttttggagcagtaaaaatgcttcgattttcaaaagttgtaccttttctgaaaggaaagtgaatctagttggtactttggggggtcaaaagtgaaaatttcccaatacttttcaaaagcggcaggaaaaaccttaaaaaaataacggaaaaacgcgaattttttcgcaaaaccaatttttgacaaaaacgaaaacttaattttactgtaactcaaaaaataattattgtaagcacttgaaatttgcaacagatgtttatattagcgttgtctatacagggttaaattttcaaagtgtttccactttttttgagctatttataaacaaatgaaatttcaatttttctaagtatttttttttaaataacgataaaaaatttttggttggataaaaaactttgaaaatttaatacaaggtttcttataagttgttctcacagtgataaaaaaaaatccaaaatcgttagtcacaatatttttttataagtgcttaaagtttaaatttatacgaaatatgtcaaaattgcgaaaatttgcaagtaattttgtggttgaaaaatcgtaaaatttttttcttttataactaagcttttaaaatttggtacaaggttctccataagtttttctttaaatatctgtaaaaaagactcaaccggactaagacaaaaaatttttaggagtgtttgaaatttaaatttttacaaaaccgcattaaataacggtttagcctcaaacgatttttgatatttgttattattcaaaaagtatgagtcgtagacacttgaaaattttaccagttgtttaaattgacattttctttatatagttttattttcaaaatatttcactaatttttaatctatttataggcaattgaaataatcgattttttttgattttttttttataaatgttgataaaaaaaaattagctgggacaaaatacttgaaaatttaatagaagggtccacatatgttgttctaactcccattcaaaaattataaaaatacataggcacaatttttttttataagcatttaaagttcaaattttgactaaatacgtaaaaattacggcaatgttcaaataatcttaaacagaaattcataaaagtttttctttttaattctaagatttggaaatttaatacaaggctcctaacatatttttaaaatagcagttgcaaaataaaaggaatacattgtcacaatttttatttataagcatttaaagttcaaattttgacaacatattatgtaaaaatcacgaaaattcgtaaattattttatgctagaaattcataaaaaattttccttttatatctaagatttcaaaatttaatacaaggctcataatatatttttacaatagcaattgaaaaataaaagaaatatatagtcacgattttttttttataagcatttaaagttcaaattttgactaaatacgtaaaaattacggcaatgttcaaattatcttagacagaaattcataaaagtttttctttttaattctaagatttggaaatttaatacaaggctcctaacatatttttacaatagcagttgtcaaataaaaggaatacattgtcacaatttttatttataagcatttaaagttcaaatttatacgaaatatgtcaaaactgcgaaaatttgcaagtaattttagtggttgaaaaatcgtaaaaattttttcttttataactaagtttttaaaatttggtacaaggttctccataagtttttctttaaaaataatatatcctagactgacaaatcatctccgttcagaatcgtttttcgtatacaatgatataatatcattggattcaaatgtaattccatccattacagtaacccacttgtaacctactgtacagcagagcgNNNNNNNNNNNNNNNNNNNNNNNNNNNNNNNNNNNNNNNNNNNNNNNNNNagcatttaataaattataggtacctattatataatttactatatttagtggtgaaactaaacaaattttgaaatttgagtaaaattatgacctTTTTTTAGGGTGGGGGGGTGCATATTTGCGGTGCAGGGCCGGTTTGATCCatatttcccgggccgaaaaaattcgccaatccgcccctgcatgagcttaatataattatgaatttatataatgtacataaaatgtGGCCTAGTGGCTCGACGTCAACATAGACTATGACGCCACTAGGCcagtgatatatataatattaaatgttttgtattcatgttcataaaaatatgtagttaggtattttattataatattacaaattacaacggacaaatctatatatataaaggaaatTTTCCCCCTCGAGAAATCAACGCAGAGCCCAAACCACTGGACGGatcaataatatagaataattatagaCTCGAATACCTAATCACAAGTGAATCCCACAGACAATACCGGTCGGGAtggctatacattaaaatataatataatttacacttaaaaaaacattgctcccaaaaggagttaaacattcacatttttttttcctgggCAACGCCgcacggaaaaaaaattactataatattatagttaaacaaattataatagatataactatttaataggtaaaataactaaaatgattaACTTATTATGACtatctatatagttattacttatttgttatggtaatgtttactatattttatattttaatgcagtttttaatgtttgaatttagttatttacaattaaaacgttacgcAATTTTTTCGTtcatcgttatttagaattaaaatattattcaacttttgcgtttatcgttactcagaattaaaacgttatccaagttttgaatttatcgttattcagaattaaaacgttatacaaattttgcgtttactgttatttaaaatgttgacatccaataaaatttaaaaataataactgattagggtaggtaatggccctatttttcgtttaatgatattttataaattgcgttattttgttaatagttgtgttttgttttgcggtatttaattattttttattttcgttttccgttataattgtgtttataaatttcaatcgttttttgtcaattataacgttattataacgtttgcaagccctggatCCTAGCCTTACTCTATCTTTATAATATGGAATGTCATACTACAACACTGgctaaaatattggaggaaaatagacataattacagtctaaaataatgtggaggaaaatggaaatcaacctttttttttgtggaggaaaacggtatctcgtttttggtGTAAAATGAACCGCCCATTTTTTCGTAGAGTGCAGTGTGGGGTGACAGCACTACGTACAATgtactgaatattaaatactgtGTCTAATTGACAATAACGGGGTAACTGGGTAAGCAGTccactttttatataatttatattttaatacaatagtttatcaCATAGAAAACCACACATCATTCCTCAAGgcatcaaaattagaaaaaaacatttgataattaaatagaaaaaagtcACTAACTTTGTAAAGTTTTCTTTTTTCTCTTCAAAAGTACatatgtaattgtatatatCTTAAAAGCTAATAACCTATGCTTTCGAagctataatgttataatgtaaaaaaaaaaaatagtttatttataaatattaatcaggaagtgctaaaataaataaattaaatttacatttggtgaacattttaagtttctatacggctattcatttttgatttacaagaagaataatcaaatttttgaaGACTACAAGTGTTGCATAaatattcccatttttccttaatttttttttttgtttttccagatatattgaaaaataggtACTGGAAATTTTGAATGTTGACCTCTCAAATATACCAACTAAATCCAATTCATCTCAGaaacagtggcgtcatttcaatTTTTGAGAGGGGGAGGGGAGCAAAACTTTTGATCggcccaaaataaaactattaaaaaaccGCTCGCTAACAATTACATTACActacattacattacaaatgCATTTTTACCTCAATACAAAAAGccttcatacatatttttatacttactagttagtaaCTAACCATAAGCAtaagtaacccatttttttgagagataacaataactaaataataattaatacatatgcAGAggaatacttaaatatattacctattagctaaAGCTAAAGGCTCAAAACTAGCACATACCCAGCCCGACAGTGGCCCGCTAATGACAAGGAGGTAAAATGCCCCACCCTGCcacccaaatgacgccactgctcAGAAACCACCCTTAAAGCTCAAAATCTAAGCATTTATTCTACTAcctctcgctccgctcagactctaaaattattatggggtataaattattttattaacaatattgtatttgttataaACATCTTGTGTGATTGCTAAGcccctattataattattgcgttTATGATAACAGATATTAAATTGTCGTTatggaaaaatgaaatatgaaagGTTTAAAaccatatacatattgtaaaaatatacttatatttttctataaagtTCGCACGGTGTGTGagtgtataactataatatattaaccaccCATGGTTACCTATAATTAATCCAGTTATCAAGCATGCAATGATTACATAAGTACGTGGCTATATCCACTTTAATCTGCAGTATGTTATCGATCAGCTACAAAATgcaaaacatcatattatagtcACTCAAATACTTAATAccaactaattactaattaaatattataaatatagtagccAAGTAGGTACgagttttaaatatgataatcatTGATCCCTATATTAATAACCTTTAAAATGAAACATTAGGTAGTTAGGTACATCGTACAccgtttgtaatatattattcaaaataaacagtAATCACATTATTTTCTTAGAATCTAGATACTTAGATCCGTGATGAATGGAGGGGGCAGATCCCcacatagaattttttttatattaaattgtatggaaTAGTTTTTAGAAAAGtcttaaaaagttgaaaatattatattatagttcatattcatgaaaaaaatgtattacagtattatatatttcacatattttgatatatagtGACAATACACAcggattttattaaatacaactttCTATACCCACCTaatcactaaatattataatattatactgaaaatgtacctacctattgacaGTTATAGATCTTATCACTAATCTCGCTTTCACTAGTTAGTGCCTACCGAGGTCCATTACGATTATAGTAAAACGAGATACCTATTCCTATCACTTCTAAAGAAATAATAGACGAATAAATTGGGaaacaatttagttttataatttcattattttagtgtacaacttttaaatttagtttattaaatatgtttatatatttttttttgcattccattaataataatatatacaaccatACCTATTTAACTTGAACAACATAGgcctatattacttatttttttaggaatttataaaatataagaacttTAAATGCACATTATTTATACGCAGATACAAAAGTTTTTCCTTGATTCTCATTATAtgcaatacaattatacaaaatagttatttacaCCACAGCGTGTAAGTACTCAAGCTAGttttattatgtaggttttGCATAGTGTtatcactttttaatttttatttaaaaaaaaaaaattaacgaatgacacaaaatacaaatactaattgttttaattaattccaATAGGGGTACCTCTATTGTTCATCATAgagtatttttttacaaaatatttctataacaattattaatgtgaAATTgcgaacattatattataataggtatatagttactacttactagttAGCCGAAATAATTTGATGTATAGCCGCATAGGGCATGGGTTATCTAGATAGAACAACAGACCAATTTACGAAGAAATCGAAAACTGTGAGTTATTGATCGTCTCATTGTCTGTGAATTGTAAACCCATAccttgtattattgtttttacattcgatattttattttaatgcatataagcCGTACAAACGATTATGAGGTATTCAgtgtactatttaatatttaaaaaacaaggtaggtataggtaatactggtaataggtaggtatgtttgtaatcaaaaaatgctttagacataatatgtaaaaatatgtacatagaAGTAGGTAAGTAAGTACTTAGATGTGGTCTCGACTCTCGATTATAAAGGTTTACATAATatctttaatgtttttatttttgaaatttttcgtaatagtattttattccAATTGCCACTTAGCTACGGTCACCATCTGGCATAATTgctagtataggtaggtaattatctaattaagattataataggTTAGGTACACTGTTGTCTGATTGCCGTGGGAAAATCAAATCTGGATAGGAACATTCTCTTAAATTGTCTACATAACTGCCGCAAACTTTCAATAATAGGTTAATTACTATTgtgaatttttgaataatttgtatatgCTTTAGGAAATTCTGTTTTATATGCTGGTACCGATTCCTATAGCTTTCTCCAATTTTGTTAAcatgttaactttttttttaaattaaagtaaattaacatAGAGAATTTAActctatttattacatatataaaaatctggaaaaataatgaatgtatactttttttcaaattatattacaacagCTATATTTGAACTGTGGTACGCGTACCACTGGTGGTAAGCTGAAGGCAACATGGTGGTACTTAGCAGGCAAGTGGTGGTAGTGtggaaaatgaataaataaatattttaactacctaatGTTTGTAAcgcatctaatattattttataatagatactaaatactgtaaaatataagttattattattgtacattcgTAATGttccttataaatatataatacctattacaatttttaatacctagttcaattttttgtcattattgaaaaaaatgtttgaaaacctCTGATTTAGAAAGATtctaaaacaaattcaaaataattttttgaaaaaaattgattgtttataataggtaagaCCTCTTGTggtgaatacaaaaatataaaattggaaaaaaaaaataggaaatttAGTGTTGGTCTTATAATCTTTAGTAATAattgatacctacctaataaatacgTCATGTACTATGTAGTCATGTGTACATGTAGATACTAGATATCTaggtttaataagtattaattactaTCCATAGGCGATAACTAcctaagaaaaataattgttcttttAAGTCTCAGGGAATGTAATATGTAAAGACGTATAATGGATTTATTTtcaaacgaatatttttttagtacctaggtatttaattatttttgtaaataattgtacaattatatcatagttaCGACACGTAAGGACGTAACCGTATCACCGCGACCGCCTTCCCAATATCCCATAAACAACGAcaacaaaaatttttataataacaataacaataataataaaaactgttatCAGCGTTTCCATTATCATCGGCGTATCATTCCACGAGCCGAACGTCGCCGCTCTACAGGTGGTATAAGCCGGTACGAGGGGGCTCCCCTCCAAGGACTCCGTTGTACGACAAGACGCGAGAATCATTACCATATTTTACGATTATTATCGCAATCGCAAATTTgcaaaagataaataatatgcaactattataatatattataattagtaatattattatttctttatcatCGCAGGCCTCGTATCAATATCGAGAGGACGTAGTGAACGTTTCCTATTCCGACGGACCACCATCACTCGTCACCGCCGCCGTCGTCTACAGTACAACCGCACGTAACCgcgtcttatatattattatggttctcTATCCATTTCCCGACGGACGGCGGTCGTGCTGTTACGTTCGCTAAAAAACACACACCGTGGCGACGACGGCGCTACCGATTAATGCAGcgcacataaaaaatattatttttaaacgtttaaatttAACTGTTTCTTTGCTTACGAATTATAACTCATTAatcgttattagttattaatattttccttCATATTTCTACGTTTTCGGTTTCGGTGACATTCTCCACACCTCCTTGGTAAGAGGTGAGAGGCATCTACTACGAGTGACACAGTGAGTGAGTCGCCGGTCATTGTCGACTGCGGAATGACAGACAAACTCCCCGGGATtggtaaattacatttttttattttatcaatatgatGACTACAGTGATTATTCGGCCGTTTATAGAGTGCAATTTAATCTGCATTATaagtcattataaaaaaaaaagttaattacgAATTAATAAGCAGTACCACGGGTGTTCTTGACATTAAATTCTGCTACTTTTAATTATTCCTATAGTGGCGggagatatatttatattttctcttCTCGGttcaatatgaaaaaaaaacacatttactaTGATTCCTATACAATACTTAATGTAGTGGTAGTAAAggccattataaatataaaaggaGTTTGTCCactaatcaattatttaattttaccaattttttgcAGTCGCTACTACTCTGCTCAATCTGATACCTATATCAGACATTTAACAattgacaaatatttaaaactgcaTTCAAAGTCGTTTCAGTTTTAAACCACTTAAATTTCCAGAAAATGTAGGTCGCATATACCATACCTGAAACTTCATAAGCTCATCAACAGATGGCCAATAAAAAGCTTTTAAATCAATTAGTAGCATATTGTATGAAATGTTGTGAGTCTGCTGTCCTACTGaactaaaaaaatgcatattaaagttttttttagtatttatataagtcctgattttaaaataatattttattcaaaaactttattgaatattttcaataagttttatttttctaaaaactgttaaattaatttatattctctatataaattattttattttgatattttcaaaaatatgtattaatagttcaaatacttaactaaatataataaaatttaatttttattgaaactaaCAAGTATTATTCTACtgtcaatattttaaagattgtaACGATCCTTCCATACACATTATAGTTTCTTTCATTTAATACTAACAATACCCATACCCAATACTAACAATAcccaaaattgtataatgtaccaCAATTAAATGAACATTTCTGATATCGCCTAACATAGGAATTTATGGCTTCTTTATACTTAAGTTGTatgtaataatttcattaatatcaaTACTTATAggcatgtttttattttttagattaataaaaatatttgatgcaTTACAATCATTAAAAAGAAATCATGGATTCTAGAGATAGTGATGGTATGGCATTGATAGTTTATACTACTTAAActcaaaactatatattttactaattataaatttacatttttacatttttagatatgAAGGTTGAACCATCTAGTCCTATACGAAATACAAATCCATTTAGTCGATCCAGTAGTGGGAGTTCCCTACATGCTGGAAATCATAGTAGTAGTAGTGGTCatggtatgtatttaaaaaacaagtCAACTTTGTAGGCAAGTTGTAAAATtaagcttatttatttttatatatttattaaatttataaatttaaaattataattagtatcaaccatttgtaattaaattatgtacattattatattagaaccATTAGGTACATTTCcttgaacatataatatacatgtatttatatacatttgtattcaataattctgttatttttcataatgaacgtagttaaattaataataatactatataatacttaaCCATGATTTTAGTTACGTTGCCAGTAATCCCGATGTGCAGAATTCGGTATAAACAACTTATACCAGATGAGTTTATACTATAGTGTAGGATGAGAGAATTGGCCCATCTGGATTGTCGATGTCAGTAGTATCACAGTCTATAACTGGGTGTCTCTTCATAATTAATTGTAGGTGTACCGATGAGGGAGTATAATAAGATTGTAAgttaaatcttaataatttcCAAAACTTCATATCTGCGTTTTCATTctttcttcaaatattttacactatagCATTATTTACTTAGCAGCTTGCCTCTTTTcatcttttattattatcaactattacaactattattgttcttaaaaacttatatttttttacctgtttttctatatttgtagAAGATGACGACAGTGAAGAAAAAGGTTCACCAAATAATTACAAAGAGAGGCGACGAGAAGCTCATACCCAAGCTGAACAAAAACGTCGTGATGCCATAAAAAAAGGCTATGATTGTTTACAAGATTTAGTTCCAACTTGTCAGCAAACGGATAGCAGTGGTTATAAACTAAGCAAGGCGACAGTATTACAAAAATCCATAGATTACATAcaagtaaattttaaagtttatgttcaatttaacttaaaaatttgaattaaattaaaaaatgacaattagAAGattaagacaaaaataaatttcataagatTTTTTTCAAGATGAGGATTATAATACCTTATGATAATACTAAATTGtttacctgttataataaacacaatatctaaaaaatatatccaatatctaatattatgtttatggaaTAAACAAAATGTCTTAACCATACATATGTATTTCAAAGTATTCTTACTATGTAGTATATTGTATTCACACACATACACTAACctaaccaatataaaatatataatattataatatgtaccaaatGTGTAttgctatttatatattacttttattttactagTATTTACTGttgcaaaagaaaaaattagaaGAAGAACGAAATGCTTTACGAAAAGAAGTTGTTGCATTACGAATTATGCAAGCTAATTATGAGCAAATGGTAAAAGCTCAACAAATTCCAATGGGTCACGTTGAAACTAGAATACCCGATgaagaaaaatttcaaatggtaattatagttgttataaataattttgtttttcctaaaatttaatttatatgtatttaattaaatataaacttacgcaatataatacatttatacacttaATTTAATCTGGAATCTTTTACTTTCATCTTCTAAATATTCTACGAAGATATGATGGCTTCGTTTCCaacttgaacttaaaatgtttaccttTTATGGTTTTTCTTCACTATAGGTAATTCCCCatgtgtaattaatataatcatttaatctTTCTAATACCGGTCCATTTAAAAGGTTTAGTTTAATTCTTCTttttctctctttctctctctctgtctctccCTCTTTTGCTTTATTTCTTTCTCTTATTtgtgtatgataaataaataaattctacttttgggaaatcttaatattattatttttgtagctaatacaaattgtattttgtagttTCAGAATATTATCGATGaattgttttttacattttgtaatattaatgttaacaatTTTACTGAACTTTCTGCTTGCGTGTTCAGTTGGCTTGAAGAACACTGTAAACCTcaggtgaatatttttttaccttacttaaaaaatatttttgacaatcaaaaaataaaaatagattataattataatttaataatttataaaatgtattctctGATATAGACTtactgtataacataataatataggtattaatactattttgtattgaatatttttatctattattatgcttctatatatttatttatttatatttaataaattcataacacATTCCATTAAGTAAATCCCTTTTATCAGTGAatgtacctattagttattcaattttcagacattacaaaatttaatagaaactgTTCTTGAAAAGGAACCAAAAAGTCATACGCCTACCTCATCCGACAAAACTTCACCATAaagtatatttcatttattaaattttattttttaccaagtatccgattattattgtaaaatgtttaattatgttaaaataaaatatttttataaatatattgttttgttattataacaaattttatttgatatgactcctagtaaatattattgtttcaacaTTTTGGGCATcggtatatacagtatacagtatacagttaaaataatgaattataatattatggttgataTATACTCAGATAGTCAAGTGAGGTTTGTATGGGTATGCGGTTGCTATGTctctaaaaaaaagttaagtgagatttagtgaaaattataaaaaatgtgtacaattaatcttaa from the Acyrthosiphon pisum isolate AL4f chromosome X, pea_aphid_22Mar2018_4r6ur, whole genome shotgun sequence genome contains:
- the LOC100167235 gene encoding uncharacterized protein LOC100167235 (The RefSeq protein has 1 substitution compared to this genomic sequence); protein product: MDSRDSDDMKVEPSSPIRNTNPFSRSSSGSSLHAGNHSSSSGHEDDDSEEKGSPNNYKERRREAHTQAEQKRRDAIKKGYDCLQDLVPTCQQTDSSGYKLSKATVLQKSIDYIQYLLLQKKKLEEERNALRKEVVALRIMQANYEQMVKAQQIPMGHVETRIPDEEKFQMFQNIIDELFFTFCNINVNNFTELSACVFGWLEEHCKPQTLQNLIETVLEKEPKSHTPTSSDKTSP